In Desulfovermiculus halophilus DSM 18834, the DNA window GGTTTCGTAATCGCTATCGGGATCGGGATCGATATCCATAAACTGAGGGTTCCTGCTGCACCGAATGACATATTCTTTCGATTTCGATAGCGATCCCGATTTCGATTTGGATTATACCAGCTATTAACTCATAACAGTTTTTCATACGAAAGCTTATCATGCATGTGAGTGCCGGGTGACGGGGCCAAGAAAATGTGCGGGCCTGCCGCTTACGGCACACAGAAGAGACGACAAACTCTTATGTATGCAATTCCACTTTCTGTGTCGAAAAGCCAATAACATTTACATGATAAGGGGGTGATACGAGGTCGGTCTGAGGCAAGGAACTGCCAACCTACGTGCAAAGGGGGGGAACGATGACGACCGTGATCATTGTGCTTGGTTTTTTGCTCTACATCTTTTTTTATTTCACCTACGGCAAGAAACTGGAACGTGAGGTGGTCAAGGCTACGGATGAGACAGAAGCCCCGTCCAAACGCATTTACGACGGGGTGGACTTTATCCCTGCCCGGAGAGAAGTCCTGTTTGGACACCATTTCGCCTCCATAGCCGGAGCCGCCCCGATCATTGGCCCGGCCCTGGCCATCTGCTGGGGGTGGGTGCCGGGACTGCTCTGGGTCTGGTTCGGCAATATTTTTATCGGCGCGGTCCACGATTATCTGGCTTTGATGGCCTCCACCCGCTACGACGGCAAGTCCATTCAGTTTGTGGCCTCGGACCTTCTGGGCAAAAAGACCGGGCGCGGTTTCTACTGGCTGGTCTTCTTTCTGCTCATACTGGTTGTGGCCGCCTTTGCCGCCATTGTCGGAGGGATGTTCGTCAAAACGCCTGAGATCGCCTCCACTTATGTGCTCAAGATAGTTGCCGCCCTGATCCTCGGGGTTTTGATGTACCGGATCAGAATGAACTTTCTCCTGGCAACTGTCGTGGGCATTGCTATGCTCATCGCCGCCATCTGGCTCGGATCCCTGCAGGGCATCGCCTTGAGCTATACGTCCTGGATGTGGATCTTCTTTTTCTACATCATCATAGCCGCTTCCATCCCGGTCAATATCCTGCTCCAGCCCAGAGACTATCTGAACTCATGGCTGCTCTACGCCGGTCTGGCCTTGGGATTCCTGGGGGCGGTCTTTGCCTTCAAGGGGTTTGAAGTCCCTGCCTTTTCATCTTTTTCCCCGGTCCTTCTTGGGGGCAAGCCAACGCCGTTCTGGCCGGCAATCCCCTTGGTGATCGCCTGCGGGTCCCTGTCCGGCTTCCATTCCCTGGTCGCTTCGGGGACAACTTCAAAGCAGCTGGCCAAGGAGAGCGACGCCCTGTTTATCGGGTACGGGGCCATGTTCACCGAGGGATTTTTGTCCACTATCGTCATTGTGGCCATCGCCGGGTTCGGGTATACCGCCCTGAAAAATGCCGGGGTGGACGCCGAAACCCTGAATGCGGACAACTGGGGGGCCATGTTCACCAAGGCTTCGGCCTCTGTGGGACTGTCCAAGGCCAATCTCTTCGTTCAATCCTACGCCGACATGGTCAATGCCACCTGGCTGGCATT includes these proteins:
- a CDS encoding carbon starvation CstA family protein; this translates as MTTVIIVLGFLLYIFFYFTYGKKLEREVVKATDETEAPSKRIYDGVDFIPARREVLFGHHFASIAGAAPIIGPALAICWGWVPGLLWVWFGNIFIGAVHDYLALMASTRYDGKSIQFVASDLLGKKTGRGFYWLVFFLLILVVAAFAAIVGGMFVKTPEIASTYVLKIVAALILGVLMYRIRMNFLLATVVGIAMLIAAIWLGSLQGIALSYTSWMWIFFFYIIIAASIPVNILLQPRDYLNSWLLYAGLALGFLGAVFAFKGFEVPAFSSFSPVLLGGKPTPFWPAIPLVIACGSLSGFHSLVASGTTSKQLAKESDALFIGYGAMFTEGFLSTIVIVAIAGFGYTALKNAGVDAETLNADNWGAMFTKASASVGLSKANLFVQSYADMVNATWLAFLPTKIVKIVAGMWVASFAMTTLDTTNRLARYCLSEMALPLKDKAEGLYSLLTNPWVASVIPAAIGIWLAASGNWLVIWGSFGAANQLIASIALMAGAAYVAKKLKSNFANSAVIPAWILWVTVTAAIVWFVIMVQPGAIANKPLTGWTVMVILCIMLVLNLMFIWDFVKSKAYKVSED